In Phycisphaerae bacterium RAS1, the genomic window CCCACTCTGCCGTTTTCGTCCGACTCGGACGATCCGCCGGTCGCGCTCGAAGAACCCCCCAAGCCAAAAACAGGAGGCCACCATGCCGTACAAGACGATCATTATCGAGCTGCTTCGACAGCAGCCCTGGTTTCACGGCCGGCTTCGCCGAAAGCGAAAGGTGCTCGCGGTCGTGAACCACTACGCCGGCGAACTGAAGACGCGCCACGAACACTGGAAAGCGGCGCTGCCCATGAGCCGGCCGGACATGGATTCGGTCCAGCTCGCCAGCGCGGCGCTGGAGATGGCCCTCGCCGAGGTGAGGCCTCGTTTGCGGAACGCGTCGCTGCCGGACGAAAAGAACCCTTCGTCGTCGGGCGCCGCAAAGGCGCGGTCCCGCAAACGCACGTCGCGCGCCTGACATGGGCAGGCGAGCCGACGCTGTTCGACCTGCTGTCGCCTCCAGCGTCTTCTGAAACCCGTCCGGCTGCGGATCGAAACACGCCGGCGACCGGCAAGTGCGAGCCGACGGCACCTGTCCAGATCGCCAGCGGCGAGAAGGAGAAGGCCCGCGACATCATCGCCGCGATCTGCACCCTTCAGATTATCGAAAGCGAACAGCGAGCGGCGACGCCGGAGGAGCGGCAGGCGCTCGCCCGCTTCGCCGGCTTCGGCCCGGTCGCCCTGTCGATCTTTCCCGACCCGGTGACGCACCGATACAAGGACGCCGGCTGGGAGAAGCTCGGCGGGGAATTGAAATCCCTGCTCACGCCCGCCGAGTACGACAGCGCCAAGCGCACGACGTTCAACGCCTTCTACACGTCGCCCGTTGTCATCGCCGGAATTCACGATGCCATCGCGCGGCTGGGTGTTCCCGACGATGCGACCATCCTGGAACCGGGATGCGGCATCGGCAATTTCATGAGCCGGGGTAGCAGCCGGCACCGCTTCATCGGCGTCGAACTCGACTCAATCTCCGGTCGCATCGCGCTGGCGCTGCATCCCGATCAGGACATCCGCATCGAGAGTTTCCGCGACTCCAAGCTGCCCGAAGGTCAAATCGACGCCGTGATCGGCAACGTGCCCTTCGCCGACATCAAACTCGATTATCACGGACAGAAGCTGGCATTGCATGACTACTTCCTCGCCAAGTCGGTGGATGCGCTGAAGCCCGGCGGCGTGCTGGCCGTGGTCACGTCGCATTTCACGCTCGACAAGCAGAACGCCGCCATCCGCGAGTATCTCGGCGACAAGGCCGACTTCGTCGGCGCGATCCGACTTCCCTCCGATGCCTTCAAACGCGAGGGGACGGCCGTCGTCACCGACATCGTGTTCCTGCGCAGGCGTGCGGCCGGCGAGCCGGCCCATCATGCCGATCCGCAGTGGCTCGGCATTGCTCCGCTGGCCATCGAGGGGGCCGAAGTCCCGGTCAACCGCTACTTCCTCAACCACCCGGAAATGGTGCTGGGCACATGGACGAGGCAGGACACGCTCTACGGCGGGGAAGGGTACAGCGTCCGCGGAAACGGCGACCTCGCCGCAAAGCTCAAGGATGCAGTCCAGAAACTGCCGCAATTCCAAACAGCGCCGGCGTCCCGTGAATCCGAGCAATCCGCCGCGACGTTCACTCCGCCGCCGCCCGAGAGGCACATCAACGAGGGGAGTTTCTTCGTCCGGGACGACAACTCCATTTGCCAGTTGGTGAACGGCCAGGGCGTCGCCGTCGAATACGGCGGCAAGGCGCTGAAGGCCAACGGGACGTTGACCGGCCGGAGGCTCGCGGGACTGATCGTCCTGCGCGATCGCGCCCGCCGCGTGCTGCAATCACAGAACGAAGGCTGGCCGACCGAGCATCGGGATGAAGCGCGGCGCGAACTCAATCAAGCCTACGACCGATTCAGCCGTGCCTATGGCCCGATCAACAAGACCAGCTTCAGCGAGAGCCGTGACGGCAGCGTCATCCGCCGCCGGCCCAACCTGGTCAAGTTCCTCGAAGACCCCGACGCGATGCTCGTCATGTCGCTTGAAGACTACGACGAAGTCACGGAGAAGGCTCAGAAAGCCGCCGTCATGAGCAAGGACGTGGTGGGCAGGACGCCACCCGTCACGCAGGTCAAAAGCGCCGAGGAAGGCTTGCTCGTCTCGCTCAATCAGCGGGGCAAGGTGGACCTACCATTCATCGCCGAACTGTACGGCAAGCCGGAGGAGCGCGTCGTCACTGAACTGGGCGATCTGATCTACCACGACCCGGAGTCGAAGACGTGGAAGACCGCCGACGATTACCTGTCGGGCAACGTCCGCGCCAGGCTGGCCGCAGCCGAAAAGGCCGGACGGGCCTACGCCCAGAATGCCGAGGCGCTGCGGCGCGTGCAGCCCGAGGACGTGCTGCCCGGCGACATCGACGCCAATCTCGGCGCGCCGTGGATTCCGGCAAGCGATATCCAGGCATTCGCGGCCGAGTTGTTTCATGTTCTGCCGGAAGCCGTACCCGTCGCGCATCTTGAAAAAGACGCAGTGTGGAGCCTCGAAGCAGGCCATGCCGCGCGGGCGTCCGTCGCCGCAACCTCCGATTACGGCACGGCCCGCGCCAACGGCGCGTGGCTGCTGGAACTGGCCCTCAACATGAAATCCCCCGTGATCTACGACATAATCGACCACGGCGACAAGGAAGAGCGCGTCGTCAACCAGAATGAGACGCTTGCCGCCCGCGAGAAACAGAAGCTCATCAAGGAGCGCTTTCGTGCCTGGGTATTTTCCGATCCAGAGCGCACGGAACGCCTCGTGCGCGTTTACAACGACAATTACAACAATCTCCGGCCGCGGCTCTTCGACGGTTCGCACCTCGACTTCCCCGGCATGAACCAGACGATCCACCTGCGGCCGCACCAGGCCGACGCGATATGGCGGGGGATGAGTTCCGGGAACACGCTGCTGGCCCACGCCGTCGGCGCCGGCAAGACGTTCACGATGGCCGCGACCGGCATCAAGATGAAGCAGGCCGGCCTCGTCAAGAAGCCGATGTACGTCGTGCCCAATCATCTGTTGGAGCAGTTCGCCCGCGAATTCATGCAGCTCTATCCCAACGCGAGGCTGCTGGTCGCCGGCAAGGAGGATTTGCGCCGCGACCGCCGCAAGCTGCTGACCGCCAAGATCGCCAGCGGCGACTGGGACGGCATCCTCGTCACGCATTCCTCATTCGAGCGGATCGGCATGTCGCGGGAGTACCAGGAGAAGTTCCTCACACAGCAGATCGCGGAGTATGACGAGTTGCTCCTTGAACATGCCGGCGCCAAGGGATCGAACCGGAACATCATCAAGCAGATCGAGAAGCAGAAGGCGGCCCGCGTCGAGCGCCTGAAGGACCTGCTCGCCGAGGAGAAGAAGGACGACGGCCTCGTGTTCGACGAGCTGGGCGTCGATCATGTCTTCATCGACGAAGCCCATTTCTTCAAGAACCTGGAGACGCCGACCAAGATGGAGCGCGTAGCCGGAATCCAGACCGGCGGCAGCGAACGCGCCTTCGACGTGTACATGAAGGCGAGCTATCTCGGCGAGCAGCACCCCGGCCACGGCGTCACCTTTGCCACCGGCACGCCCGTATCGAACACAATGGTCGAGATGTACACCATGCAGCGCTTCCTTGACCCGGCCGGGCTGAAAAGCCGGGGGCTGGAACACTTCGACGCATGGGCCGCGACGTTTGGCGAAGTCATCGACACGATGGAAATCTCGCCGGACGGTGCATCGCTGCGCCCGCGCAGCCGGTTGGCGAAATTCACCAACCTCCCGGAATTGCAGCAGATGTTCCGCGCATTCTCCGACGTGCAAACGGCCGAGATGCTCAACCTGCCGAGGCCACGGCTGGAAAGCGGCAAGCCGATCGTCGTCGCCTGTCCCATGTCGGTGGAGCAGCACGCCCTCCAGGACGGACTCGTTGCGCGGTACGAGAGGCTGCGAACCGAAAAAGTGGACCCGCGCGAGGACAACGCGCTCAACATCACCACCGACGGAAGAAAGCTTGCACTGGATGGTCGGAT contains:
- a CDS encoding hypothetical protein (SNF2 family N-terminal domain) — protein: MTHRYKDAGWEKLGGELKSLLTPAEYDSAKRTTFNAFYTSPVVIAGIHDAIARLGVPDDATILEPGCGIGNFMSRGSSRHRFIGVELDSISGRIALALHPDQDIRIESFRDSKLPEGQIDAVIGNVPFADIKLDYHGQKLALHDYFLAKSVDALKPGGVLAVVTSHFTLDKQNAAIREYLGDKADFVGAIRLPSDAFKREGTAVVTDIVFLRRRAAGEPAHHADPQWLGIAPLAIEGAEVPVNRYFLNHPEMVLGTWTRQDTLYGGEGYSVRGNGDLAAKLKDAVQKLPQFQTAPASRESEQSAATFTPPPPERHINEGSFFVRDDNSICQLVNGQGVAVEYGGKALKANGTLTGRRLAGLIVLRDRARRVLQSQNEGWPTEHRDEARRELNQAYDRFSRAYGPINKTSFSESRDGSVIRRRPNLVKFLEDPDAMLVMSLEDYDEVTEKAQKAAVMSKDVVGRTPPVTQVKSAEEGLLVSLNQRGKVDLPFIAELYGKPEERVVTELGDLIYHDPESKTWKTADDYLSGNVRARLAAAEKAGRAYAQNAEALRRVQPEDVLPGDIDANLGAPWIPASDIQAFAAELFHVLPEAVPVAHLEKDAVWSLEAGHAARASVAATSDYGTARANGAWLLELALNMKSPVIYDIIDHGDKEERVVNQNETLAAREKQKLIKERFRAWVFSDPERTERLVRVYNDNYNNLRPRLFDGSHLDFPGMNQTIHLRPHQADAIWRGMSSGNTLLAHAVGAGKTFTMAATGIKMKQAGLVKKPMYVVPNHLLEQFAREFMQLYPNARLLVAGKEDLRRDRRKLLTAKIASGDWDGILVTHSSFERIGMSREYQEKFLTQQIAEYDELLLEHAGAKGSNRNIIKQIEKQKAARVERLKDLLAEEKKDDGLVFDELGVDHVFIDEAHFFKNLETPTKMERVAGIQTGGSERAFDVYMKASYLGEQHPGHGVTFATGTPVSNTMVEMYTMQRFLDPAGLKSRGLEHFDAWAATFGEVIDTMEISPDGASLRPRSRLAKFTNLPELQQMFRAFSDVQTAEMLNLPRPRLESGKPIVVACPMSVEQHALQDGLVARYERLRTEKVDPREDNALNITTDGRKLALDGRMLSASAPDDPGSKINRLVENVAAIWEKSAATRGAQMIFCDMGVHATPWRYSAYDDVIEKLAARGIPRAQIAAIGDADSDAKKQALFEKVRNGSVRVLIGSTQKMGTGTNVQQRLVALHHLDAPWKPAEVEQREGRILRQGNTNEEVAVYRYVTEGSFDAYMWQALETKARFIGQVITGHNAARRAEDVGGQELSYAEVKAIASGNPAVLTLAEADAELQRLALLKKNHVDEQYVARRNVRDLPEKIARLNERLSSLTADQSTASAHARDPVTINGREYAKDDAVAVLGSQLDKLPRDVRQERRSPLGVYRGLRFGLVLNRDFPPDVYVEGATTRYDRLIRGSHGPRAVLNALERLCNAYGNEIAGVKQDFSIAESQLRDYQARIGRPFSHEAYQADLTHLRDRLKSSLAGIPSNAGGDESPDSEIEPPLATAELADRIKALKSAHTIDAAPERNSTRRLDAEEPVTARIRRKIESPSDSDSHGRPDEFTRPYTTRASTSPGFTASFR